The stretch of DNA CCGGATGCAGCCTGCGGTTGCACCGCTGTTGAAGGGCGTTATGCAGCGTGAGGCTCGCCAGCGGAGATAGCTTTGGCTACATCTTTGGGTGAAGCCCCCAAGGCCAGGAGTGATTTCATGATCAGGTCGATTGAGACGCTAGGGTCGCCAGCTTCCATTTTTGCTATTCGTGACTGGCTGGAGTGAACCATTTTGGCTAATTCAAACTGGCTCAATTTGTTGTCGAGTCTGCGTTGCCGCAGGGTATGGCTCAGGGCAAGCTTCATCTCAATATACGCAGACTCTTCCGGGGTCAGCCCCAGAAATTCATCGGCGCTGCCGACTTTCCATCCGGCTGCCTCTAATTTCGTTCGCTTACTTACTTGCATCGTCATACATCCTGAATCGGGATTTACATACATCAATGGCTTTCTTGGGCGTTGCTTCTGTTTTCTTCACAAACACGTCGGCAATAACTATGGCATCCGGATCAATTCGGTACACTATGCGCCAAATCTTGTCTCTATCCGTAATGCGCAGCTCGTGACAATGGGCGCCGATTGATGGCATTGGTCTTGATTGTGGCAGGGACAAATTCTCCCCGCGCTGCAGGCGCCGCAGCAAGTAGCCTGTTTCCAGTCGGCTGGCTGCTGAGAATGGCGGCGTCTTTACGATTCCATGTAGCCAAACGAGTGGCTTGTCCTTCGGGCTCATGGGGTGTAATGTATGTCAAATATGACATATATGCAAGTGCGCTAGTCCGGGTGCTGCATAACCAGGCCGTTAAGTCACCCTTCGGTCTCGGATGGCAATTGCGTTGCCACCGTTTACGGCGGCGTTAGCCGTACGAAGAGAAGAATAACTATGATTGCCCGCATTTCTACTCGACTGGCATGCTCGGAACGTGATCTTTGGCAGAAGATCATCGAGCCAAGGTCATTGCAGTTCGTGGCGTCACCGCTCGTGAGCTTTGAACCTTTGCAGCAAGGTGCTCTTTCCGGTGAATGGCAAGTCGGGATTCCGTATCCGCTGAAGCTGTACTTTCTTAAA from Pseudohongiella spirulinae encodes:
- a CDS encoding helix-turn-helix transcriptional regulator is translated as MQVSKRTKLEAAGWKVGSADEFLGLTPEESAYIEMKLALSHTLRQRRLDNKLSQFELAKMVHSSQSRIAKMEAGDPSVSIDLIMKSLLALGASPKDVAKAISAGEPHAA
- a CDS encoding type II toxin-antitoxin system RelE/ParE family toxin; protein product: MSPKDKPLVWLHGIVKTPPFSAASRLETGYLLRRLQRGENLSLPQSRPMPSIGAHCHELRITDRDKIWRIVYRIDPDAIVIADVFVKKTEATPKKAIDVCKSRFRMYDDASK